One Gammaproteobacteria bacterium DNA segment encodes these proteins:
- a CDS encoding MFS transporter codes for MVSGNAFPYWRFSNFYLFYFAVLGALVPYWGLYLKSLGYSSSEIGELLAILMATKMVAPFIWGWIADRWGRGMFIVRVASALAAVCFAGIFLVSGYWPLALVMATFSFFWNAALPQFEANTLNQLGQDTHRYTHVRVWGSVGFIVAVVSLGPLLDRVGVGLMPQVVLGLLVGIWVAALVSPEHRATAEHPPHDGLSRVLRRPRVLALLVACFLIQGSHGPYYSFYSIHLDELGYRGATIGQLWALGVLAEVVLFIYMHRLVRRYTLRALFLVTFVLTTLRWVVIGTLAAHWPFLVAAQLLHAASFGLYHAVGIQLIHRYFVGRNQGRGQALYSSVSFGAGGAAGSYLAGHAWETVGPTATYLTAAAACLIGLLVVWGWIDKEVSE; via the coding sequence GTGGTGTCCGGCAACGCCTTTCCGTACTGGCGGTTCTCCAATTTCTACCTGTTCTACTTCGCCGTCCTCGGCGCTCTGGTGCCCTATTGGGGCCTCTATCTGAAGTCCCTGGGGTACTCGTCGTCGGAGATCGGTGAACTGCTGGCCATCCTCATGGCCACCAAGATGGTGGCGCCCTTCATCTGGGGGTGGATTGCGGACCGCTGGGGCCGCGGCATGTTCATCGTGCGGGTGGCCTCGGCCCTGGCCGCGGTGTGCTTCGCCGGCATCTTCCTGGTGAGCGGCTACTGGCCCCTGGCCCTGGTGATGGCCACCTTCAGCTTCTTCTGGAACGCGGCCCTGCCCCAGTTCGAGGCTAACACCCTCAACCAGCTGGGTCAGGACACCCACCGCTATACCCACGTCCGGGTGTGGGGCTCGGTGGGCTTCATCGTCGCAGTGGTGTCCCTGGGGCCCCTGCTCGATCGGGTGGGCGTGGGCCTCATGCCCCAGGTGGTGCTGGGACTGCTGGTGGGGATCTGGGTGGCCGCCCTGGTGTCGCCGGAGCACCGGGCGACGGCGGAGCATCCCCCCCACGACGGCCTCTCCCGGGTGTTGCGCCGGCCCCGGGTACTGGCCCTGCTGGTGGCCTGTTTCCTCATCCAGGGCAGCCACGGGCCTTACTATTCCTTTTATTCCATCCACCTCGATGAGTTGGGATATCGCGGTGCCACCATCGGCCAGCTGTGGGCCCTGGGGGTTCTGGCGGAGGTGGTGCTGTTCATCTACATGCACCGCCTGGTGCGGCGTTACACCCTGCGCGCCCTGTTTCTGGTCACCTTCGTCCTCACCACCCTGCGCTGGGTCGTCATCGGCACCCTGGCCGCCCACTGGCCGTTCCTGGTGGCGGCCCAACTGCTCCATGCCGCCAGCTTCGGCCTCTATCACGCCGTCGGCATCCAGCTCATCCACCGCTATTTCGTGGGCCGCAACCAGGGCCGCGGCCAGGCCCTCTACAGCAGCGTCAGCTTCGGCGCCGGCGGCGCCGCGGGCAGCTATCTGGCTGGCCACGCCTGGGAGACCGTGGGCCCCACCGCCACCTACCTCACCGCCGCCGCCGCCTGCCTCATTGGCCTGCTGGTGGTGTGGGGGTGGATAGATAAAGAAGTGAGTGAATAG